GCTACCAGGCTTCGCTGGTTGCCTTGTGTGCCATGGAAACGGAGACCAAGCAAGTGCTGGACTCAAGCGGCATCGACACCATGTACATAGTCTTCTACCTCGACTTCGCCCGGCAGCTCTTCAAGCTCTCGCACCGCCGTACTATCTCCGGCCCGACGCTGGCGAAGGAGGCCCATGTGCTGCTGGAGAAGTGGCAGAACCGCGGTCTCAGGCCCGAGGTCCTCGCCGCGATACGCACCGATGTCTTCAACGTCCCCGCTCCGGCACCGTAGCGGCAGGCTGACGGATGTCGCACCTCGCCTCAGAATCAGGGGCGGGCTTGCGCCCGCCCCTGCTCGCATTCGGCTGTTCTCTACTCTCGACTCTCCGTTCTCGCGCCCTACCTCGCCACCACCGCCTTCTTGACCGCCCGGAACCCCGGCGTGTCGAGACGGTAGAAGTAGACACCGCGCGGCACCTGCCTGCCACGGCTGTCCTTGGCGTCCCAGCTTACCGAGTAGTTGCCCGCCTGCTGATGCCCGCTGGCCAGCGTACGCACGGCCCGACCCGTCACGTCATACACCTGCAGGCTGACGTTGCTCGCTGTCGGCAAGGCGTAGCTGATCTGGGTGTGGCTCTTGAGCGGGTTGGGGCGGCAGGAGGCAAGCGACGGCTTCACCGGTATCGGGACTGAATTTGCGCTCTGCCCGCCTTCGCCCGAGGTCTGCTTCAGGTTGAGCTTGTTGTAGCCGACTTCGTAGTACTCGGCCTCCGGCGTCTCGCTCCAGATGGTATGCAGATACGGTATGGCCGTGTCGCCCGAGGACTTGTTGTAGAAGAGGACGTGCGGGTAGCCGGATACGGTCGCATTGTCCGAGACGTTCAAGGTGTCGCCGAAGTCGATGCAGACTAGGATGTCGCGGTCGTTCTGCGACCGGGTCTCTTCCCAGGCTACGATGACCGAGTCGCCCATGGCGATGGTCGGATAGTCGGAGGCTTTGCTTGAGGTGTTGCTCAGATTGGCCGCGATCTCCCAGTTGTTGTAGGCGCTGTCGGTCGAACGCTTGCGGGAGTAGATGTCGGTCGTGTCGCCCTGCGCCCAGGCCACGACAATCTGGTCAGCATCGGAGTTGGTGTACGGATGAGCGGCCACGATGCCCCGGCCCGTGAGGTCGTGGACCGCGGTCCAGTTGTTGGCGATGCTCGTGCTCCGACCGTCGGTGTCCATGCGGTACTTGATGGTGCCGTTGTCTTCCCACGTGACGTGGATGCGGTCGGAGTCCGACTTGTAGGGCTCGACCGTGATTGACGGGTCGCCCAGGCTTGAGCCGGTAGCCACCGTGTAGGTAGACACCGAACTGCCGTTGAACTTGGCGAGAATCAGGGACTGGGTTCCGCCCGTGGCAGTGGAGAGGAACGCGGCGTAGGCGATCCCGGATGTGGTGTAAGAGGAACCGGACAGGCTGGCCGGCCCAAGCGTCGTGCCCGACACTGAGTAGAGCGTCTCCGGCCCGGTCCAGGAACTGCCGTTACGGTAGTACGCCTCCTGTATCGGCGGATTCAGCGTCTGGCTCGGCTTCCGCACTACCACCCAGCGCTTGCCGCTGGAATCCTCGGCTATCGTCGGATAGTCGCGGCCCGAGGCCAACACCGACCGCTGCCAAGTGTCGCCGTTGGCAGACCACGCGAACACGACTGCGTTGTCGAGGTCAGCGTAGACGCTGAAGAGCGAATCTGACCCATTCTTCCGCACCAGCTTGGCTCCGTTGTTGTACTTGGTGGCGTCGCTGGTGGCCCGGGAGACGTTCAAGCTCTCGCAGACATAGCGGGTCTCGCCCGTGTCATAGACGCCGGAATCGACCTCGAACGTAACTCCTGCAGTATAAAGGAGATGGACACGCACCTGGTCTATACTTGGCGAAATCGCGCTCGACTCTGCCACGGCGTGCGGGTGATAGGCGTTGGTGTCGTTGGCGACAAACGTCTCCTCTTCGCCGCGGACGAAGCCCTTGATAGTCCACTTGCCGTTGGCGTCCTTCTCCTGCCAGCAGGAAACGCCCAGCCCGGCAAAGACCGGATTCGTCTTCTCGGCAGAGCCGGTGTCGCCCGGCGTTGCCATCTGTGACCAGTTGCCGAACAGGGAGGTGGACAGGTCGCAGGTGGCGCGCTGGATGGCGTAGTTGCTGCCGTTCTTCCGGGTCCAGACGACGTTGAGCGCCGTGCCGTTGTCGTCGAACCGGCTCATGGCGTGATAGCCGTTGGCGGTTACGAGATTCGGGCTGGACCAGGCGGCCGGACGACCGGCTGTACCCGGCCCGTAGTCGCAGAGCATCGAAGCCAAGGTGGAGTCTCCATGTTGCCACGTCACGACTAGTGAGTCACTTAGATACACATTGACGCACGGCAGGCTATCGCCGAGATTGGCAACGCTCTCGATGGTATCGAGCACCACCCCGCCGGTGTCGACGCGAGCATACATGATCTTCGAAGCAGCGCCAGCCGTGTCGTAGACCGGGAACACGACGCTACCGACGTATACCCCGCTGGCCTGATTCGGGTAGCAGACAATCGACGGCTGCCCCGGTACGGCAGAACTGGAGCCAGCGAAGACCGCCCGTGGCGCGAGTTCGCCAGGCATGTGGCAGTAGACGGTATCGTCATAGACAAACGTGACCCACCGCTGGTCATCTCCGTCCACAGCAAGCGCTGCCGCTCCGCCAACGCCTGCGACCTCATGAAGTGGGTACTGCCCGACCATCTCGCCAGCCTCGTAGCATCCGAGCTCGTCGCACGCGAAGTGGACGGCTCCATCACTGCCCAAAGACAATCGTCGAGCTGTGTTCTGGTCCGCGAGCGGTGGGGCCTCATACTGATGCCAGTACGCACTTCGGCGGATGAGTTTCCGCCCTTGCGCCCACGGGGCGCTTCGAACGTAGACTGCGTGAGGTTCCCCACCGGCGTGCCCTTGGCTGTAGTCGAGCGCTGCGACGTTGGGGTGCACTGGGTCATTCTGGACACGAACTCCCTTTGAGCACATCGGCGGCTCGTTTCGCCAGATGATCCTTGCTAGCCCGTCATAGAACTGCCCGAACGTCCCCAGAACCGAGGTCCGCGAGTCCGGGAACATCCTGGACTTCGCCCGCACAGCCAACAGAATTCCGGGGTGACCGTTGACACTGACCACGGTGGCGTTTGGACGATCGAGTGCAATGTCCGGTTCGTTGTCCCCGAAGAACGGAACCGTGGCTGTTGAGGACCAGGAGCCGCCGAAGTCATTGGAGTACTGATACTTGATGGCCCCGCTATAGGTCCAGCACAGAATCACGAACTGGTTGTCAACCGAGGCCGCCAAGCATGGCTCGGATGGCGCGAGGCCTGACACCCGAGGAGTGTGGGATGGCGCCAGTGTGGGCCAATCCTCCCCGTGGTTGGTGGACTCGAGAACGTAGATTCCGGCGTAGGGCTCGCTGCTGCCATTCCCATCGTAGTTGTAGTCAAAGGCCACCAACACCTGACTGCCCTGGTAGTTGTTCGCAACGAGCGAAGGGTGCGTTGCCCGGAGGG
Above is a window of candidate division WOR-3 bacterium DNA encoding:
- a CDS encoding T9SS type A sorting domain-containing protein; protein product: MKLSLKWLTPVLLIGLMGIGSAQNMWHWHWGNEFDTKSVQSNISYYLTRNSGAHAVDMAEYSSGGTTKTWISILAESIYTGNTYNRNVRAFEYSDLLRNTWYYPENDPVGFNRGSGGDQHNFSHGQVVLSPNNDKLYSAIDYQFGGGGSTWFPTLAGFYHDDGVTDQTSSYRRVTDLADCTPDSSSAIELFHDDEHACIVYTCQDAPDDNDFWLEAKYSTNAGNNWISRESIVPASSTLRATHPSLVANNYQGSQVLVAFDYNYDGNGSSEPYAGIYVLESTNHGEDWPTLAPSHTPRVSGLAPSEPCLAASVDNQFVILCWTYSGAIKYQYSNDFGGSWSSTATVPFFGDNEPDIALDRPNATVVSVNGHPGILLAVRAKSRMFPDSRTSVLGTFGQFYDGLARIIWRNEPPMCSKGVRVQNDPVHPNVAALDYSQGHAGGEPHAVYVRSAPWAQGRKLIRRSAYWHQYEAPPLADQNTARRLSLGSDGAVHFACDELGCYEAGEMVGQYPLHEVAGVGGAAALAVDGDDQRWVTFVYDDTVYCHMPGELAPRAVFAGSSSAVPGQPSIVCYPNQASGVYVGSVVFPVYDTAGAASKIMYARVDTGGVVLDTIESVANLGDSLPCVNVYLSDSLVVTWQHGDSTLASMLCDYGPGTAGRPAAWSSPNLVTANGYHAMSRFDDNGTALNVVWTRKNGSNYAIQRATCDLSTSLFGNWSQMATPGDTGSAEKTNPVFAGLGVSCWQEKDANGKWTIKGFVRGEEETFVANDTNAYHPHAVAESSAISPSIDQVRVHLLYTAGVTFEVDSGVYDTGETRYVCESLNVSRATSDATKYNNGAKLVRKNGSDSLFSVYADLDNAVVFAWSANGDTWQRSVLASGRDYPTIAEDSSGKRWVVVRKPSQTLNPPIQEAYYRNGSSWTGPETLYSVSGTTLGPASLSGSSYTTSGIAYAAFLSTATGGTQSLILAKFNGSSVSTYTVATGSSLGDPSITVEPYKSDSDRIHVTWEDNGTIKYRMDTDGRSTSIANNWTAVHDLTGRGIVAAHPYTNSDADQIVVAWAQGDTTDIYSRKRSTDSAYNNWEIAANLSNTSSKASDYPTIAMGDSVIVAWEETRSQNDRDILVCIDFGDTLNVSDNATVSGYPHVLFYNKSSGDTAIPYLHTIWSETPEAEYYEVGYNKLNLKQTSGEGGQSANSVPIPVKPSLASCRPNPLKSHTQISYALPTASNVSLQVYDVTGRAVRTLASGHQQAGNYSVSWDAKDSRGRQVPRGVYFYRLDTPGFRAVKKAVVAR